Proteins encoded together in one Onychomys torridus chromosome 1, mOncTor1.1, whole genome shotgun sequence window:
- the LOC118576800 gene encoding olfactory receptor 52D1-like, producing the protein MELDPALLNLNQTLSGPGPFVLLGVPGLERLHAWLSVPVCLLYLASLVGNTLLLGLVAVDKTLQAPMYQLLGLLAAADLILATSTVPKALAVLWGLSDEISFGGCLAQLFVAHVAFIAESSVLLAMAVDRYVAICQPLRYGALLSQRVVGIVAVAAVTRGACVMVPPVVLLQRLPYCGHRALPHTYCEHMGVARLACGDTRPNIWYGLATTLLSPALDLGLIGASYALILNAVCRMPSPGARHKTLGTCGSHAGVIILFYTPALFSFLAHRFGHHTVPGHIHILLANLYVVVPPALNPVVYGVRTKQITQRLRHLLQRVRKVGTDSQAIPHTLST; encoded by the coding sequence atggaGCTGGATCCTGCACTGCTCAACCTCAATCAGACACTTTCTGGGCCTGGGCCCTTTGTCCTGCTGGGTGTGCCAGGACTGGAGCGCctgcatgcctggctttctgtgcCCGTGTGTCTGCTGTATCTGGCATCTTTGGTAGGGAATACACTTCTTCTGGGGCTGGTGGCAGTGGACAAAACCCTCCAGGCTCCCATGTACCAGCTTCTGGGGCTTCTGGCAGCTGCTGACTTGATTCTGGCCACATCCACAGTGCCTAAAGCTCTAGCTGTGCTCTGGGGCTTGTCAGATGAAATCTCCTTTGGGGGCTGTTTAGCTCAGCTCTTTGTTGCTCATGTGGCCTTCATTGCTGAGTCTTCAGTGCTGCTGGCCATGGCAGtggaccgctatgtggccatctgccagCCTCTACGCTATGGGGCTTTGCTGAGCCAGCGTGTGGTGGGTATAGTGGCTGTAGCAGCTGTGACTCGTGGTGCCTGTGTCATGGTGCCCCCTGTGGTCCTTCTCCAGAGACTCCCTTACTGTGGGCATCGGGCCTTGCCCCACACATACTGCGAGCATATGGGTGTGGCTCGTCTAGCATGTGGTGACACACGTCCCAACATCTGGTATGGACTGGCTACCACActgctctctccagccctggacctAGGGCTCATAGGTGCTTCTTATGCTCTCATACTCAATGCTGTCTGTCGCATGCCATCTCCTGGTGCCCGCCACAAGACCTTGGGTACATGTGGGTCCCATGCAGGTGTCATTATTCTCTTCTACACACctgctctcttttccttcctggctCACCGATTTGGCCACCACACAGTTCCTGGCCACATCCATATTTTATTGGCGAATCTCTATGTGGTAGTTCCTCCAGCACTTAATCCTGTGGTCTATGGAGTGCGCACAAAGCagatcactcagaggcttaggCATTTGCTTCAAAGAGTGAGAAAGGTGGGCACCGACAGTCAAGCCATCCCACACACTTTATCTACATGA